The Euphorbia lathyris chromosome 2, ddEupLath1.1, whole genome shotgun sequence genome includes a window with the following:
- the LOC136218746 gene encoding large ribosomal subunit protein uL13c-like — protein MAICAPSSMILSSATSSSSSLTTVSTAKSFFPCSTNNVTSTTPFLLGYSMLKSNPSFSLTSSRNCVVRSQKKEEAIISRVPLDQRWMFEESELNGPDIWNTTWYPKAADHVNTEKQWYIVDATDKILGRLASTIAIHIRGKNLATYTPSVDMGAFVIVVNAEKVAVSGKKRTQKVYRRHSGRPGGMTVETFDQLQQRIPERIIEHAVRGMLPKGRLGRALFNHLKVYKGPEHPHEAQKPEELPIRDKRIQKQR, from the exons ATGGCAATCTGTGCACCGTCTTCTATGATACTTTCATCGGCtacctcatcttcttcttctctgacTACTGTTTCTACCGCCAAATCTTTTTTCCCTTGTTCAACCAACAATGTTACTAGTACCACTCCATTTCTTCTTGGGTACTCCATGCTAAAATCAAATCCTTCCTTTTCTCTTACCAGCAGCCGCAATTGTGTGGTTCGCTCCcagaagaaggaagaagcgaTCATTTCTCGTGTGCCCCTTGATCAACGCTGGATGTTTGAGGAGTCCGAGCTTAACGGCCCT GACATTTGGAATACGACTTGGTATCCTAAAGCGGCGGACCACGTGAACACGGAGAAACAATGGTATATTGTTGATGCAACTGATAAAATTCTTGGGCGACTGGCTTCCACCATTGCCATTCATATTCGTGGAAAGAACTTGGCTACCTATACTCCTAGTGTGGACATGGGGGCGTTTGTAATTGTG GTGAATGCTGAGAAAGTTGCTGTATCTGGCAAGAAAAGAACTCAAAAAGTATACAGGAGGCATTCAGGAAGACCAGGTGGTATGACAGTGGAAACATTTGATCAACTACAGCAGAGGATTCCAGAAAGAATTATTGAACATGCTGTTCGTGGAATGCTTCCTAAAGGAAGA CTAGGCCGAGCATTATTCAACCACCTTAAGGTGTACAAGGGCCCAGAGCACCCACACGAGGCGCAGAAGCCGGAGGAGCTACCTATTAGAGACAAGAGGATACAAAAGCAGAGGTAG